From Macrobrachium rosenbergii isolate ZJJX-2024 chromosome 22, ASM4041242v1, whole genome shotgun sequence, the proteins below share one genomic window:
- the LOC136850645 gene encoding uncharacterized protein translates to MAVNFDIIKTPSGFLKMCEIVITVIILSVGQGVVGSQYGTAERIFVVGGACVLSIVTSPLLLISYIIGDTQIQKTRFEFMVNIVLALLMITAGSLIINTNTAYDLYKLLNVTDAALAAGSFGIINSIFYALDAYFAYQNYSE, encoded by the exons ATGGCGGTAAATTTTGACATCATTAAAACTCCATCGGGGTTCCTCAAAATGTGCGAAATT GTGATCACCGTCATCATACTCAGTGTCGGTCAGGGTGTTGTCGGGTCTCAGTACGGAACTGCTGAAAGGATATTTGTCGTCGGGGGAGCTTGCGTCCTTTCCATTGTGACATCTCCTCTGCTTCTTATTTCTTATATCATTGGAGACACCCAAATTCAGAAGACCCGTTTC gagttCATGGTGAATATAGTTCTGGCATTGCTGATGATCACTGCTGGAAGCCTTATAATTAACACTAACACAGCGTACGATTTGTACAAGTTATTAAACGTCACAGATGCAGCTCTAGCAGCTGGTTCCTTTGGGATAATCAACAGCATTTTCTATGCTCTTGATGCTTATTTTGCTTATCAAAATTATAGTGAATAa